A window from Planctomycetota bacterium encodes these proteins:
- a CDS encoding Gfo/Idh/MocA family oxidoreductase, with protein sequence MGSSVTRRGFLAGLGAGLAAPYVVGSRVLAAPPSDQIRMGHIGVGGQGGGHLGRFAQNDREPSVAVCDVDKNHAENAAKRCKREVGVYNDFRELLDRKDVDAVVVGSPDHWHGLHTILSCEAGKDVFCEKPMMTTIAEGQAMVRAARRFDRVVQIGTQARSTAAGRYAAQYVRNGHIGKVKEVRTWHYNNPASGWEAPQPVPSGLDWDLWLGPAKWVPYHPKRCHFNFRWFLDFGGGQIRDRGAHIFSNICWGMNVDATGPVSVECLSGEAPKGMFDCPNDFTVKYEFKNPDWNLFWCQPGEKFGEAAFGFKYFGDKGELVVNGGDGGIWSPKEVYVEPGAGETKLYVSNDHMGDFLKCVRSREKPVMDVAIGHRVTSLCILGNLAFRVGRKLTWDPAKEEIVGDEAANRLLNPPMRPPWHL encoded by the coding sequence ATGGGCAGTAGCGTGACGCGACGTGGATTCCTGGCGGGCCTGGGCGCCGGCCTGGCGGCGCCCTACGTGGTCGGCTCGCGGGTGCTGGCCGCGCCCCCGAGCGACCAGATTCGCATGGGCCACATCGGCGTGGGCGGGCAGGGCGGCGGCCACCTGGGCCGCTTCGCCCAGAACGACCGCGAGCCGTCCGTGGCCGTGTGCGATGTGGACAAGAACCACGCGGAGAACGCGGCCAAACGCTGCAAGCGCGAGGTGGGCGTCTACAACGACTTCCGCGAGCTGCTCGACCGCAAGGACGTGGACGCCGTGGTGGTGGGCTCGCCCGACCACTGGCACGGGCTCCACACGATCCTGTCGTGCGAGGCCGGGAAGGACGTCTTCTGCGAGAAGCCGATGATGACGACCATCGCCGAAGGGCAGGCGATGGTGCGGGCGGCGAGGCGCTTCGACCGCGTGGTGCAGATCGGCACCCAGGCGCGCTCGACCGCCGCCGGCCGCTACGCCGCGCAATACGTGCGCAACGGCCACATCGGCAAGGTCAAAGAGGTACGCACCTGGCACTACAACAACCCCGCCAGCGGCTGGGAGGCGCCCCAGCCTGTGCCGTCGGGGCTGGACTGGGACCTGTGGCTCGGGCCGGCCAAGTGGGTGCCGTATCACCCGAAGCGCTGCCACTTCAATTTCCGCTGGTTCCTCGACTTCGGCGGCGGGCAGATCCGCGACCGGGGGGCGCACATCTTCTCGAACATCTGCTGGGGCATGAACGTGGACGCGACCGGCCCCGTGAGCGTCGAGTGCCTGAGCGGCGAGGCCCCGAAGGGAATGTTCGACTGCCCCAACGACTTCACGGTGAAGTACGAGTTCAAGAACCCCGACTGGAACCTCTTCTGGTGCCAGCCGGGCGAGAAGTTCGGCGAAGCCGCCTTCGGCTTCAAGTACTTCGGCGACAAGGGCGAGCTGGTCGTCAACGGCGGCGACGGCGGCATCTGGTCGCCGAAAGAAGTCTACGTCGAACCCGGCGCGGGCGAGACGAAGCTCTACGTGAGCAACGACCACATGGGCGACTTCCTCAAGTGCGTCCGCTCCCGCGAGAAGCCGGTGATGGACGTGGCGATCGGGCATCGGGTCACGAGCCTGTGCATTCTGGGCAACCTGGCGTTCCGCGTGGGCCGCAAGCTCACCTGGGACCCCGCCAAGGAGGAGATCGTCGGTGACGAGGCGGCGAATCGCCTGCTCAACCCGCCCATGCGGCCGCCGTGGCACCTGTAG